One genomic window of Thermoanaerobacterales bacterium includes the following:
- the polA gene encoding DNA polymerase I, with amino-acid sequence MERLLLIDGNSLVHRAFHALPPLSTTTGLPTNAVLGFTRMLLKVLDAEQPAAVIVAFDKGRATFRHDAFDAYKAHRPATPEDLRPQLALVKEILESMRIPIRELEGYEADDIIGTLCRFGEDRKMAVTVLTGDQDALQLVSPHTEVLITRKGISELERYDEAAVVRRFGLNPPQLVDMKGLAGDPSDNIPGIPGIGMKTAAKLVQTYGRLDEILTRTDELPLRLRRQLETYADQARLSRDLAAIDRQVPGITAEDIEPWPGPDYDRLLRVFTKLEFKSLSREIVDRMVRPESEQAVTVYAPPYERAETAEQIRDVLAVARSAGEVCLAFGGSRASGLSALGLAAGDALLYMPLPPDGSDGLEVLADFLADETQSKLTYDAKEAYWLCHIRRLSLAGLAFDTTVAAYLLNPAAGTLKIEDLALEYLQLVLPPGGEEALPARAACLRRLVPALQARLRAQEQEDLFSRVELPLTGVLARMEMAGVRVDRAQLTRMSEEFGERIRALEEEIYTLAGERFNVSSPKQLGEILFGKLGLPKGKKTKTGYSTDARVLEELAGEHEIAALVLEHRQLVKLKGTYTDGLAALIDPVTGTLHTTLHQTVTATGRLSSAEPNLQNIPIRMEIGRRIRRVFIPGDTANVLLTADYSQIELRILAHLSGDTALIEAFNLGQDIHARTAAEVFGLPLDKVTPELRRRAKAVNFGIVYGISDFGLARDLRIPRAEAARYIENYFTRLPGVKAFIERTVREARDRGYVTTILNRRRYLPDLFSPNRAVRNFGERAAMNSPIQGSAADIIKLAMVNIDRRLAAGGFKTRMILQVHDELIFDVPSDELCEVAPLVKKEMEQVVRLDVPLVVDLKVGNNWYEVRPLEEVTKCLSYPK; translated from the coding sequence TTGGAAAGGCTCCTTTTAATCGACGGGAACAGCCTCGTGCACCGGGCTTTTCATGCCCTGCCGCCGCTCTCGACCACCACCGGCCTGCCGACCAATGCGGTGTTGGGCTTCACCAGGATGCTCCTCAAGGTGCTGGACGCCGAGCAGCCGGCCGCGGTGATCGTGGCCTTCGATAAGGGCCGCGCCACCTTCCGGCACGACGCCTTTGACGCCTACAAAGCCCACCGCCCGGCCACACCCGAGGACCTCCGCCCGCAACTCGCCCTTGTCAAGGAAATCCTTGAATCCATGCGGATTCCCATCCGCGAACTCGAAGGCTACGAGGCCGACGACATCATCGGTACTCTCTGCCGGTTCGGCGAGGACAGGAAGATGGCGGTCACCGTCCTTACCGGAGACCAGGACGCGCTTCAACTCGTCTCCCCGCACACGGAGGTGCTGATCACCCGCAAGGGCATCAGTGAGCTGGAAAGGTACGACGAGGCCGCCGTGGTTCGCCGCTTCGGGCTCAACCCGCCCCAGCTTGTGGACATGAAGGGACTCGCCGGAGACCCCTCGGACAATATCCCGGGTATCCCCGGCATCGGGATGAAGACGGCGGCCAAGCTCGTGCAAACCTACGGCCGGCTGGACGAAATCCTGACCAGGACCGACGAATTGCCCCTCCGCCTGCGGCGCCAACTGGAAACATACGCCGACCAGGCCCGCCTTTCCCGGGATCTGGCCGCCATCGACCGCCAGGTGCCCGGCATCACGGCGGAAGACATCGAGCCCTGGCCCGGTCCCGACTATGACCGCCTGCTGCGGGTCTTCACCAAGCTGGAGTTCAAGAGCCTGTCCCGGGAGATCGTCGACCGCATGGTGCGGCCGGAAAGCGAGCAGGCGGTTACAGTCTACGCCCCGCCGTACGAGAGGGCCGAAACGGCCGAACAGATCCGCGATGTGCTGGCCGTCGCGCGGTCGGCGGGCGAGGTCTGCCTCGCCTTCGGCGGCAGCCGTGCCTCCGGCCTGTCCGCCCTCGGCCTGGCCGCCGGCGACGCCCTTTTATATATGCCCCTGCCCCCCGACGGGAGCGACGGCCTCGAGGTCCTCGCCGACTTCCTGGCCGACGAGACCCAGTCCAAGCTGACTTATGACGCCAAAGAAGCCTACTGGCTGTGTCACATCCGCCGCCTTTCCCTGGCCGGCTTGGCCTTCGACACCACCGTGGCCGCCTACCTTTTGAATCCGGCCGCCGGTACGCTGAAGATCGAGGACCTGGCCCTTGAATACCTGCAGCTCGTCCTCCCCCCGGGCGGCGAAGAGGCCCTTCCCGCCCGCGCCGCCTGCCTGCGGCGGCTGGTTCCGGCGTTGCAGGCGCGGCTGCGCGCCCAGGAGCAGGAGGACCTCTTTTCCCGCGTCGAGCTGCCCCTCACCGGCGTTCTGGCCCGCATGGAAATGGCCGGCGTCCGGGTCGACCGGGCGCAGCTGACCCGGATGTCGGAGGAGTTCGGAGAACGCATCCGCGCCCTGGAGGAAGAGATCTACACCCTCGCGGGCGAAAGGTTTAACGTGAGTTCCCCGAAGCAATTGGGAGAGATCCTGTTCGGGAAGCTTGGGTTGCCGAAAGGCAAGAAGACCAAGACCGGATACAGCACCGACGCCAGGGTTCTGGAGGAACTGGCGGGCGAGCACGAGATCGCCGCCCTGGTCCTTGAGCACCGCCAGCTGGTAAAGCTCAAAGGGACCTACACCGACGGCCTGGCCGCCCTGATCGACCCTGTAACCGGCACGCTGCACACCACCCTGCACCAGACGGTGACGGCCACTGGACGGCTTTCCTCGGCGGAGCCGAACCTTCAGAACATCCCCATCCGGATGGAGATCGGGCGGCGCATCCGTCGCGTCTTCATCCCCGGCGATACGGCGAACGTCCTGCTGACGGCGGATTATTCGCAGATCGAGTTGCGCATCCTGGCCCACCTTTCGGGAGACACGGCCCTGATCGAGGCCTTCAATCTGGGCCAGGACATCCACGCCCGGACGGCGGCCGAGGTCTTCGGGCTCCCGCTGGACAAGGTCACCCCCGAACTCCGCCGGCGGGCGAAGGCTGTGAACTTCGGAATCGTCTATGGCATAAGCGACTTCGGCCTGGCGCGGGACCTGCGCATTCCCCGGGCGGAGGCCGCCCGCTACATTGAGAACTACTTCACCCGCCTCCCGGGGGTAAAGGCCTTTATCGAGCGCACCGTCCGCGAGGCCCGGGACCGGGGATACGTGACCACGATCCTTAACCGCCGCCGCTACCTGCCGGACCTCTTCAGCCCGAACCGCGCAGTACGCAACTTCGGCGAGCGGGCGGCCATGAACAGCCCGATCCAGGGCAGCGCGGCCGACATCATCAAGCTGGCGATGGTCAACATCGACCGCCGGCTGGCCGCC